The DNA region TGGCAGAATTGCAATTTGTTTGTATCCAGCAGCAATTAACTGTTGGACTTGCAACTCTAAACTAGGAGCCACAGCCCAATAAGCAGTCACTGCACCTAATTTTTTGGCGATCGCTTCCACTGGTTGTTGCGAACCCCAGCGACGGCTACCGTGGGCTAAAACAATCCTGGCGCTTGCTGTTGTTGCTGCAAACTGTTTTACCCACAACCGCTCTAAACCTGAGTGGCTACCTAAATATGGTTGTAATTCTATGAGGATATCTTGACCAAGAGATTGCTGTGCCAGAGCAACTTCACGAGGAATGTCTTCCATTACGTGTACTCCCGGCATCAGAAATAAAGGTACGATTTTGAGGCAAGTTGGTTGTAAAGCAGACAGACTAATAGTATTTATAGCAAAGTCAATAATTTGTTGATGTAAAGGTTTTGGATTTAGTTCTAAGTTTGCTGTACCGACTAAAGTTTCACACACCGAGACAGAGGTAATATGACTACCAGCAACCCTAGCTAAGTTATCTTGCGCTTTGTTGGATACTAGTCTTGCCAACTGTTGCATAGCAATTTCCGGTCGTGGATCTCGACTTCCGTGGGATACTAGTAGATACGCAGATGACATTAGCAAAAGTACAACTTTAAATTTTTACTGGGAATATATTAGCAAATCCAAACAAGCTCCCCGACTTTTGTGAGAAGTCGGGGAGCTGTATCATACATTAATTAGGACTGTTTTTCCGCCATAGGATCGGCAATATAACGGAAAGTTGGTTCAGAATTCCAAGGGCCTCGTTCGTCCTTACCATTTGTAGACAGGTTATAGTAAATATCTACAGTGCTATCAGGTTGGATGTTACCGAAGAAAGGATCGGTTAGTTTACCTAAAGAATCCAGCGCCTTCATAAACATCTGGGTGTGGGATATTTCTCGTGTCAATAAATGAACGAGAGTATTTTTAGTACCTTCATCAGGCGCTAACTTAATTAATTCTTCGTAAGTTTGACGCGCACCTGCCTCAGCACCAATATTAGCTCGCAAATCGCGCACTACATCACCACCCTCATTCACGTAATTAGCAGACCAAGCATTACCTTGACTATCTAATAGGTGTGGCCCCATACCGCGCACTGCAAATAAAGTGCTCTTATAAGCATCAGTTTGATCAACATTTTTGGTGTGTGCTTCAATCAGCTTACCCACCATTTCTAAATGACCAAACTCTTCTATGGCAATATCTTGTAACATATCCCGAATACCGGGATTTTCGCAGTGGAAGGACTGAGTCCAGTATTGCAAAGCTGCTGTTAGTTCACCTGTAGCACCACCAAATTGCTCTAAAAGTAGTTGAGCAAAACGTGGATTTGCTTCTTTAACGTTAACAACATGAATTGGTTCTTTTTTATGAAAGAACATCAGTCGGTTTCCTCTCTATTAAGTAGTAAATTTTATCTTCATGCAAATAATTAAATTTAAATAATTACTCGCAAGAATTTAAAAGCTAACTCCATTAAAAATTCTAGACATCCGACTAAATATTAACCTTCCCCAAAAGAAAGACTTAGTGTTTGATAATTTCTAACTAAAGCTCTATTTTTGTTTTCGCAGATTCTAATTAAAATTAAGATCTTATACCGCTACCACACCTCAAAACCTCCTGCTGCCAGAGGCTGAAGGAGGCAATTAGGGACTTTGAATAATCATTAATTCACCAAAACTACTGTCAATGCTGGTTTCTTCATGGCTTTACGGATGTAAGCAGCTAATATTAATACAGTAGCTAATCAGCCGTTGGTATTATCTCTGATACTTGTACCTACCCCATTTTCCGCCAGAGACTAAATTCTCTGTTTCAGAGTCTAAGTATCTGATGTTGAGTCTAAAGCTGTTCAGCTTTGTAAGTATAAAACTGATCAAAAGCTCCTAACGTCTCAAATTGATAACCAGGTGTAGAAGGCAATAGAGAATCTAGATTAACTCCAGGTGTCACAGAATTTAGACTTAAGTCTGTACGATAAATACTAAAAATTACAAAATCTTGACGAGCGGTATTTTCTGCAATTAGTTCTCGTATTTGTGGTCTAGCTGAATCTACTACTTTCTTACAATTAAATCGGATTAAATTTTCTAATATTTTTGGAGTTTTTTTGCAAACATTAGTCTTTAAATAATTTGTTAATCGTTGCTCGGCATACTCCTCATATTCAACTTGAGTGGGATTTGTCTGCGTCATTACGACACCCAGGACAATTAGTCCTATCACTCCCACATATGCCATAATATTTGAGACTTTCATTTTCTAGATAGTGATTTACTGTGGTCTTTAGACTTCAGATTACCTAAGTACGTTCCTTAGTGAAAAACACTAGACCATTTTGCTGCAAAAGTGCTATCATAAGAAACGCAATAGAAAAATGGCGAGCGTAGCCAAGTGGTTAAGGCAGAGGATTGTGGTTCCTCCACTCGTGGGTTCGAGTCCCATCGTTCGCCCTGATTTTAAATTTGATATCACACCCTCATCTGCTACACAGATGTACATTTTTAGTTGGTAGCAGTGTTATTCATATAATTACTACTAGCTTTGCATACACATAAAATCATTGTTGTACGGTAAATAGCAGTATTTCTTTGAAAAAAGCGATCGCCTTATGCCTAAAGACTCGTAATTTCACAAATCTGCTCCAGTAAAGTCTCAATTGAGCTATCTAATAACTGCGATCGTGTTGAGGAGGACGATAGCGGATATTATCATAGACTGAATAGCCTTTTCCGTGATTAAGTCGATTGTTTTGCCCATTGGTTGAAAAAATATTGGCAGGGCGGTTAAAACAACGCCAACACCTATCATTCAAACGATTAAGTGGATAGCTAGAGTAACTATTACGAGGATGATAAGTTCGGTAGTCTTTATAACCTCCAGAATATTGAGCGCCAGGACGAATAGACTGAGCTTTAGCACTTTGAGCAAAAGTTACACTTGTGATCGCAGCAAAGACAGTTGTCAGAACTAATGAAGTAAAAGATTTCATTACCCTACCTAAAACATTTGTTCTATTTCTATTGTTACAAACCCAACAAAAGTAAGCAGGGAGTAGAAAAAATCTTAAGCTCATCCCCTGGATTTTCATAGTATCGTACTCTCATCATCGCACCCAGAATTGAAGTATCCTACGGGTAGACACGTAGTGGATAAGCGCAATTAGCCGCCCAAAGGGCGTCTACTGGGCTAATAGCCAAAGTCCACTTCTAGGACTGAAATTTTTTTGAGTCTACCTTCAGTAGACTTGAGCCATTAGCCAGAGAATTAATTTTCTGACGGGATAATAACGAAGCTAGATACTATACCAATTGAAAAATCAAAATGCAAAATTCACGTATGATATCATGTCCGGTTAATCAAACTGAATAAAAATGTTTGCTCGTAGTGAGGACTTTAGTCCTCAGTTATTGAATGAATAAATGACTAATGACTAATTCAACTTTGCTGCAAATAATACTCAAATCTTTCCTGGAGTTGTTCAACTGTCAGATTCTGAGTCCAGTACTCGACTAAAGAATGACCAAATGCCCATGCATTACGCTCAGCTGAGGTAGAATTATCTAATAGTAATGGCCAAAGAGAGAGCAAGTCAAAGTTCAGAGGATTGTCGCTCGTATTTAACAGCGAAAAAAGGTCATAAGCCATTTGCAATTTACCTATGACGATGGGTAGCTGTTCCACAGGAATTTGTTCTGCCAATAGATAAGCCAAAGTTGGAGATCCGGTTGCCAGTGTAGAAATAAACTGGAGAACAGGACTTTTGAGAAATGCAGTTAATCCTTGGGTTGTTGTCATCTGAAAGGTGTAGCGATCGATGATTTTGGCAGCAGCAACAGTACGAGCTTCCAGATTACGCAAAAACCGAGCCAGCCTTAGTTGCTTGGTAGGTGCGATCGCCTCCACTAATGCCAAAGATAGAACATCCACTCCCCAAGCAGTTCGATTTGTTTTCACATCAGCAGTGACGACAGGCAAAACTAAATCGCAGAAGTCATCTAGCAGTTGAGCGCGATACTCAGTTGCTTGGCGAATTGCAATTTCCTTAGGAAGCTCGCCCCATTCCCAATCATAAGGAGGATTCCATTCCCGAATCGGACGAAGACGATCCACTTGAGTTACCACCGCGATCGCTGGCAAGTCTGCTACTTCTGCCTTCATATCTTGGAGAAAGTCCACATCCATTTGTAGAGCCGGATCGAGAGCAGGAGTCACCAACAGCAGTAAATCTGCGGTTTTAGCATAGTCAAGCACAAGTTCTCTCAAATCAGCGCGGTTGGCTTGTTCGTAACCAGGCGTATCCCAGAGCGTCAGTTCTTCACCGCTTCCAGTTTGCCAATGATAATTTTGAATGCGATCGGTGCTGGGCAAAATATCTACCGCGGCTTTTTCTGCTTGAAACAGCGTGTTAATTAGACTGCTTTTTCCTGCTCCAGTTCTTCCTGTTAACAGGATATTAATGGGTTTTTGTTCAACTACTTCGGTGGATTCGGCTTGTGCCAAAATTTCTCGCAGAGTTTGAGTTTTGGCTTTGGGAATCGTTGGTGCAGGAGGGGAGGAAACTAAACCTGGTAATGTGTTACCTCCATAGAGAATCATTACTTGCCTGCATAAGTTTCGCAGAGTTGCTTCTCGAAGCATTTGACTCAAGTTCACCAGTAGTTGCTGATTGGCTTGGTTACTAGAACGCTGACTAGCTTTGCTTGCCACCGCCGCCACAGGATTAAAAAGCCATTGCGCCCAACTCCAAGCTCGCCAAAGCTTGCGAGCAGATGGTTCTAAGCTCTGATAAACTTCGTATGCTTGATATGCTTGCCCAACCGTCACCTGATTGAGAGCAGGAGATAATTTTTGCACCCACTGATCTAGATC from Chlorogloeopsis sp. ULAP01 includes:
- a CDS encoding DUF4359 domain-containing protein is translated as MKVSNIMAYVGVIGLIVLGVVMTQTNPTQVEYEEYAEQRLTNYLKTNVCKKTPKILENLIRFNCKKVVDSARPQIRELIAENTARQDFVIFSIYRTDLSLNSVTPGVNLDSLLPSTPGYQFETLGAFDQFYTYKAEQL
- a CDS encoding sirohydrochlorin chelatase, with the translated sequence MSSAYLLVSHGSRDPRPEIAMQQLARLVSNKAQDNLARVAGSHITSVSVCETLVGTANLELNPKPLHQQIIDFAINTISLSALQPTCLKIVPLFLMPGVHVMEDIPREVALAQQSLGQDILIELQPYLGSHSGLERLWVKQFAATTASARIVLAHGSRRWGSQQPVEAIAKKLGAVTAYWAVAPSLELQVQQLIAAGYKQIAILPYFLFAGGITDAIAQATKKLQLHFPKVTFQLAEPLGASAELADLVWDLLK
- a CDS encoding GTPase family protein: MVRLKLWQWIVLAIPITFIIGFLLVSAGLQIHEWGINWIWGVFTLVFVGWRWLLVKWTRPQFEQFETVVAEVSKELESVTDETMPNVGTDATKQAEVALQGILSAAQSDPPIWEDWQTFWQRCQDLVVAIANIYHPEVKYPLLNIYVPQAYGLIRGTVDDLDQWVQKLSPALNQVTVGQAYQAYEVYQSLEPSARKLWRAWSWAQWLFNPVAAVASKASQRSSNQANQQLLVNLSQMLREATLRNLCRQVMILYGGNTLPGLVSSPPAPTIPKAKTQTLREILAQAESTEVVEQKPINILLTGRTGAGKSSLINTLFQAEKAAVDILPSTDRIQNYHWQTGSGEELTLWDTPGYEQANRADLRELVLDYAKTADLLLLVTPALDPALQMDVDFLQDMKAEVADLPAIAVVTQVDRLRPIREWNPPYDWEWGELPKEIAIRQATEYRAQLLDDFCDLVLPVVTADVKTNRTAWGVDVLSLALVEAIAPTKQLRLARFLRNLEARTVAAAKIIDRYTFQMTTTQGLTAFLKSPVLQFISTLATGSPTLAYLLAEQIPVEQLPIVIGKLQMAYDLFSLLNTSDNPLNFDLLSLWPLLLDNSTSAERNAWAFGHSLVEYWTQNLTVEQLQERFEYYLQQS
- a CDS encoding manganese catalase family protein, which translates into the protein MFFHKKEPIHVVNVKEANPRFAQLLLEQFGGATGELTAALQYWTQSFHCENPGIRDMLQDIAIEEFGHLEMVGKLIEAHTKNVDQTDAYKSTLFAVRGMGPHLLDSQGNAWSANYVNEGGDVVRDLRANIGAEAGARQTYEELIKLAPDEGTKNTLVHLLTREISHTQMFMKALDSLGKLTDPFFGNIQPDSTVDIYYNLSTNGKDERGPWNSEPTFRYIADPMAEKQS